The Candidatus Poribacteria bacterium genome segment CGCTGGATTGCATCACCTTGTCACGGAGTTGGTTGACAACTGCATAGATGAGATCGGTGCAGGCTACGGCACGCAAATCAACGTCCAACACGATGGTCGTGGTATTCCAGTTGACATGCATGCGACAGCGGGTGTCTCAGCACTTGAGGTAGTGATGACAACGTTGCACGCTGGCGGCAAATTCGACGGTCGTGATCAGGTCGGGTACCAAACCGCCGGTGGCTTACACGGTGTCGGTGCTTCCTGTGTCAACGCGCTTTCTGAGTGGCTCCATGTGCAAGTCCAGCAGAAGGGCGAAATCTACGAACAACGCTACGCGCGTGGTATCCCGCAGACATCTGTAGACAAAATTGGCAACAGCAACAAAACCGGTACTCGGACGACATTCATGCCCGATGCTGAAATATTTGATACCCTCGATTTCTCACACGACACGCTTCGCGACCGGCTCAGAGAACTCGCTTTCCTGAATAAAGGCGTACGTATTCAGTTCCATGATGAACGCGATGAAGATAATTCTGAACCGATCACTTTTCAGTACGATGGCGGCATTGCTTCCTTTGTTACCTATTACAATCAAAATAAAGAGGTCCTCCATCCGGAACCTATCTATGTAGAAGGTGTCCAGTCAGATGTTGTAGTAGAAATCGCCTTCCAGTTTAATACCGCTTACTCGGAGAATATAAGCTCTTATGCGAACAACATTCGGACCGCCGAAGGCGGTTTTCACGAAAGCGGTTTCAAAAGTGCGCTTACCCGCGCTTTTAAAAATTACGCCAATGCCAATGATCTCCTGAAGAACGTCAAAGTAGACCTGACTGGTGAAGACATCCGCGAAGGCATAACCGCTATTATCAGCGTCAAAGTTCCGGATCCGCAATTTGAGGGGCAGACGAAATCTAAACTCGGAAATACGGAGGTTGAAGGCATCGTCCAAACATTTGTCGGTTCCCGACTCAAAACACTTTTAGAAGAAACTCCGAGTGTCTCCAAACGTATTATCCAAAAAGCCATTGATGCCGCGCGAGCGCGTGAGGCTGCACGTAGTGCACGCGAGGTGATCCGCCGTAAAAGCGTCCTTGACTCCGCTTCAATGCCCGGAAAACTTGCCGACTGTTCCGAACGTGACCCTACCCGGACCGAGATTTTCCTCGTAGAGGGTGATTCCGCCGGTGGTACAGCTAAACAGGGGCGCGACCGGCGAAATCAAGCCGTTCTACCTCTGAAAGGTAAAGGTATCAATGTAGACAAGTCAAGACTTGACAAAATACTTAAAAACGCACAAGTTATTGACATTGTAACCGCATTGGGAACAGGTATCGGTGCTGAGGAATTCAGCCTCGAAAAACTCCGATATGCCAAAGTTATTATTATGGCAGATGCTGATGTTGATGGCGCGCATATACGAACACTACTATTAACTTTTTTCTTCCGCCAGATGCCAGACCTCATCGCTACTGGCCATCTCTACATAGCTCAACCGCCACTTTATCAAGTCAAAAAGGGCAGAAATTCACAATATTTGCAAGATGATGAGCAGATGGAAGACTATCTCCTTACGCTTGCCCTTGACACGGTACAGATAACAAATGCCCGCCGAGGTGCCCCTTACACGGCATCCGAGTATAAGACAATCTCTAACACCGTACGCAAGGTTCAAATGCTCCTTGATCAAATCAAGCGAAGTGGTATAACACCAACACAGTTTTCCAACATTGAGCAATCTGCCCCCCACGAGGAGAACGAGGCGAGTAGCACCGACACATCTGATAACATAGACAAACTACTACTTGCTCTCCTTGAGATTCCACCCACTCATAGGGGCAATCCTACAGAAGCAATGCAAGAGACTGCCGAACAACCACCATCCACCACCAGTACACAGATCGTGCTTTTTGACAACCCACCACAAGGGGCAGAACCTGAAAGTATAGTTGATCCGAGACCACGGACCTGGCATCGCGAACTGCGAC includes the following:
- the gyrB gene encoding DNA topoisomerase (ATP-hydrolyzing) subunit B, with the protein product MQGSIQSEVSQLSKDERTYTASDIQILEGLEAVRKRPSMYIGSTGPAGLHHLVTELVDNCIDEIGAGYGTQINVQHDGRGIPVDMHATAGVSALEVVMTTLHAGGKFDGRDQVGYQTAGGLHGVGASCVNALSEWLHVQVQQKGEIYEQRYARGIPQTSVDKIGNSNKTGTRTTFMPDAEIFDTLDFSHDTLRDRLRELAFLNKGVRIQFHDERDEDNSEPITFQYDGGIASFVTYYNQNKEVLHPEPIYVEGVQSDVVVEIAFQFNTAYSENISSYANNIRTAEGGFHESGFKSALTRAFKNYANANDLLKNVKVDLTGEDIREGITAIISVKVPDPQFEGQTKSKLGNTEVEGIVQTFVGSRLKTLLEETPSVSKRIIQKAIDAARAREAARSAREVIRRKSVLDSASMPGKLADCSERDPTRTEIFLVEGDSAGGTAKQGRDRRNQAVLPLKGKGINVDKSRLDKILKNAQVIDIVTALGTGIGAEEFSLEKLRYAKVIIMADADVDGAHIRTLLLTFFFRQMPDLIATGHLYIAQPPLYQVKKGRNSQYLQDDEQMEDYLLTLALDTVQITNARRGAPYTASEYKTISNTVRKVQMLLDQIKRSGITPTQFSNIEQSAPHEENEASSTDTSDNIDKLLLALLEIPPTHRGNPTEAMQETAEQPPSTTSTQIVLFDNPPQGAEPESIVDPRPRTWHRELRQELEKLAEFHIQDTDFLPPEKTDEPSSSENQKLFSIQSENGDIHHTEDVVSLVQHLLEMEHRGLTITRYKGLAEMNAEQLRDTTMRQDERILLRVTLEDAVEADHTFTLLMGDTVEPRREFIERYGTQVNLDLYGA